The following proteins are co-located in the Deinococcus metallilatus genome:
- the gcvT gene encoding glycine cleavage system aminomethyltransferase GcvT, with amino-acid sequence MTSTPETPLRRTPLHAAHLKAGARMVPFGGWDMPVQYAGVKAEHDAVRTRAGVFDVSHMGEFRVQGPDAGAFLQRVTTNDVMKLKPGRAQYNWLPNEAGGLVDDIYVYRVGEQEFLLVVNASNIGKDWAHLQQHAADFSVQLSDESDRWGLLAVQGPEAEALLQPHTDVNLSAKKKNAYFPARLLGFDVWLARTGYTGEDGFEVFVKADEAEALWDRLLALGLTPAGLGARDTLRLEAGFPLYGHEFADDLHPLASTYTWVVKDKEHVGRAGMQAAPPVKLIGLALERVPVREGYPVLLNGERVGQVTSGTSSPTLGHPIAMALVQSDAAQADAYEVEVRGKAHPARRVELPFYKRA; translated from the coding sequence GTGACCAGCACTCCTGAGACGCCGCTGAGGCGGACGCCCCTGCACGCCGCGCATCTGAAGGCCGGTGCCCGGATGGTGCCCTTTGGCGGGTGGGATATGCCCGTGCAGTACGCGGGCGTCAAGGCCGAACATGACGCCGTCCGCACCCGCGCGGGCGTCTTCGACGTGTCGCACATGGGCGAGTTCCGCGTGCAGGGCCCGGACGCGGGGGCCTTCCTCCAGCGCGTCACCACCAACGACGTCATGAAGCTGAAGCCGGGCCGCGCCCAGTACAACTGGCTCCCCAACGAGGCGGGCGGCCTGGTGGACGACATCTATGTCTACCGTGTGGGCGAGCAGGAATTCCTGCTGGTCGTGAACGCCAGCAACATCGGGAAGGACTGGGCGCACCTCCAGCAGCACGCCGCAGACTTCAGCGTTCAGCTCAGCGACGAGTCGGACCGCTGGGGCCTGCTGGCCGTGCAGGGACCGGAGGCGGAGGCGCTGCTGCAACCCCACACCGACGTGAACCTGAGCGCGAAGAAGAAGAACGCCTACTTCCCCGCCCGGCTGCTGGGATTTGACGTGTGGCTGGCCCGCACCGGCTACACCGGCGAGGACGGCTTCGAGGTCTTCGTGAAGGCGGACGAGGCCGAGGCGCTGTGGGACAGGCTCCTGGCTCTGGGCCTCACCCCGGCGGGCCTGGGCGCGCGCGACACGCTGCGGCTGGAAGCGGGTTTTCCGCTGTACGGCCACGAATTCGCGGACGACCTCCACCCCCTCGCCAGCACGTATACCTGGGTGGTGAAGGACAAGGAGCATGTGGGCCGCGCAGGGATGCAGGCCGCGCCGCCCGTCAAGCTGATCGGGCTGGCGCTGGAGCGCGTCCCGGTGCGTGAAGGTTACCCGGTGCTGCTGAACGGCGAGCGCGTCGGCCAGGTCACCAGCGGCACCAGCAGCCCCACCCTCGGCCACCCGATTGCGATGGCGCTGGTCCAGAGTGACGCCGCGCAGGCCGACGCCTACGAGGTCGAGGTGCGCGGCAAGGCGCATCCGGCGCGGCGGGTGGAGTTGCCCTTCTACAAGAGAGCGTAG
- the gcvH gene encoding glycine cleavage system protein GcvH yields the protein MQTPTELKYAPSHEWLAPDGTVGISDFAQDQLGDVVYVELPEVGRVVTAGETVAVVESVKTASDIYAPASGTIIAVNEQLSGSPELVNSGPYEGGWLFKLDVTGESGDLMDADAYAAANG from the coding sequence ATGCAGACCCCCACCGAACTGAAATACGCCCCCTCCCACGAATGGCTCGCTCCCGACGGCACGGTCGGCATCAGCGATTTCGCGCAGGACCAACTGGGCGACGTGGTGTACGTCGAACTGCCCGAAGTGGGCCGCGTGGTCACGGCGGGCGAGACGGTCGCCGTCGTCGAGAGCGTGAAGACCGCCTCCGACATCTATGCCCCCGCCAGCGGCACCATCATCGCCGTCAACGAGCAGCTTTCCGGCAGCCCCGAACTGGTCAACAGCGGCCCTTACGAGGGCGGCTGGCTCTTCAAGCTGGACGTGACCGGGGAAAGCGGCGACCTGATGGATGCGGACGCCTATGCTGCCGCGAACGGCTGA
- the gcvP gene encoding aminomethyl-transferring glycine dehydrogenase has protein sequence MRPLNELLQTDDFTRRHIGPSQAEQAEMLAALGVASLDELTETTLPESIRFGGELKVGGAVTEAQALADLKAVADKNKVFRSYIGMGYYGTLTPGVILRNMLENPGWYTAYTPYQAEISQGRLEMLLNFQQMVMDLTGMPVANASLLDEATAAAEAMTLAKRQVKNKGNVFYVADDVHPQTLDVIRTRAEYFGYQVMTGPANGDLPEGTFAALVQSPGTYGDLHDLSPIAERVHAAQGALIGATDLLADALVKPPGEQGADIVIGSAQRFGVPMGFGGPHAAFLACRSEYQRSMPGRVIGVSKDSRGKTALRMAMQTREQHIRREKATSNICTAQALLANMAAAYAVYHGAEGIRTIAERVYRLTAILHQALTDAGLKPNATFFDTLTFEGDAAAIRARAEAKGINFRYGPTDNGGNTISVSLDETVTVDDLADIIEAITGQRVDVLALKGEAAGGIPTDLQRTSDYLQHPVFNTHHSEHGMLRYLKTLENRDYSLVHGMIPLGSCTMKLNATTEMIPVTWPEFGSLHPFAPNEQTQGYAQMLAELEAWLADITGYDAVSLQPNSGAQGEYAGLLAIRKYHESRGEAQRTVCLIPASAHGTNPASAAMLGMQVVVVKTDENGNIDLEDLRAKAEQHADKLGALMITYPSTHGVYEEHVTEVCDIIHQHGGQVYLDGANMNAMVGLAKPGLIGSDVSHLNLHKTFAIPHGGGGPGMGPIGVKAHLAPFLPNHDVRPVNDSHTGAVSAAPYGSASILPISYLYIRLLGPEGLKKATQVALLNANYIAQKLGGAYPVLYTGRNGRVAHECILDIRPLKQASGITEEDIAKRLMDYGFHAPTMSFPVPGTLMIEPTESEPKAELDRFIDAMLNIRREIQEVQDGLMKAEDSPLRHAPHTQDDLMQGEWNRAYSRETAAFPTRAQKQWKYWPAVNRVDNVFGDRNFVCSCPPIEEYAEFEFSE, from the coding sequence ATGCGCCCCCTCAACGAACTCCTCCAAACCGACGATTTCACCCGCCGCCACATCGGCCCCAGCCAGGCGGAACAGGCCGAAATGCTCGCCGCGCTCGGTGTCGCCAGCCTGGACGAACTGACCGAAACCACCCTGCCCGAGAGCATCCGCTTCGGGGGCGAGCTGAAGGTCGGCGGCGCGGTCACCGAAGCGCAGGCCCTCGCGGACCTCAAGGCCGTGGCCGATAAGAACAAGGTCTTCCGCTCCTACATCGGCATGGGCTATTACGGCACCCTCACGCCGGGCGTCATTCTGCGGAACATGCTGGAAAACCCCGGCTGGTACACGGCCTATACCCCCTACCAGGCCGAGATTTCGCAGGGCCGCCTGGAAATGCTGCTCAACTTCCAGCAGATGGTGATGGACCTGACTGGGATGCCCGTCGCCAACGCCTCCCTGCTGGACGAGGCCACCGCCGCCGCCGAGGCGATGACCCTGGCGAAGCGGCAGGTCAAGAACAAGGGCAACGTCTTCTACGTGGCGGACGACGTTCACCCGCAGACACTGGATGTGATCCGCACCCGCGCCGAGTATTTCGGCTACCAGGTCATGACCGGCCCCGCGAACGGCGACCTGCCCGAAGGCACCTTCGCCGCGCTGGTGCAGTCGCCCGGTACGTATGGCGATCTGCACGACCTCTCCCCTATCGCGGAACGGGTTCACGCGGCGCAGGGGGCGCTGATCGGGGCGACCGACCTGCTGGCCGACGCGCTGGTGAAGCCGCCCGGCGAGCAGGGCGCGGACATCGTGATCGGCAGCGCGCAACGCTTCGGCGTCCCGATGGGCTTCGGCGGGCCGCACGCAGCGTTCCTGGCCTGCCGCAGCGAGTACCAGCGGTCCATGCCGGGCCGTGTGATCGGCGTCAGCAAGGACAGCCGGGGCAAGACTGCGTTGCGTATGGCGATGCAGACCCGCGAGCAGCACATCCGCCGCGAGAAGGCCACCTCCAACATCTGCACTGCGCAGGCGCTGCTGGCGAACATGGCCGCCGCATATGCGGTGTACCACGGGGCGGAGGGGATTCGGACGATTGCCGAGCGTGTCTACCGGCTGACCGCGATTCTCCACCAGGCGCTAACGGACGCGGGCCTGAAGCCGAACGCGACCTTCTTCGACACCCTCACCTTCGAGGGTGACGCGGCGGCCATCCGTGCCCGCGCCGAGGCGAAGGGCATCAACTTCCGCTATGGCCCGACGGACAACGGGGGCAACACCATCAGCGTCAGCCTGGACGAGACAGTGACGGTGGATGACCTGGCCGACATCATCGAAGCCATCACCGGGCAGCGGGTGGACGTGCTGGCGCTGAAAGGCGAAGCTGCTGGCGGCATCCCCACCGACCTCCAGCGCACCTCCGACTACCTCCAGCACCCCGTCTTCAACACGCACCACAGCGAACACGGGATGCTGCGGTACCTCAAGACGCTGGAGAACCGCGATTACAGCCTCGTCCACGGCATGATCCCGCTGGGAAGCTGCACCATGAAGCTCAACGCCACCACCGAGATGATCCCGGTGACGTGGCCGGAATTCGGCAGTCTGCACCCCTTCGCGCCGAACGAGCAGACGCAGGGCTACGCGCAGATGCTGGCCGAGCTGGAAGCGTGGCTGGCCGACATTACCGGGTACGACGCCGTGAGCCTCCAGCCCAACAGCGGCGCGCAGGGCGAGTACGCGGGCCTCCTCGCCATCCGCAAGTACCACGAGAGCCGGGGCGAGGCTCAGCGCACCGTCTGCCTGATTCCCGCCAGTGCGCACGGCACCAACCCCGCCAGCGCCGCGATGCTGGGGATGCAGGTCGTAGTGGTCAAGACCGACGAGAACGGCAACATCGACCTCGAAGACCTCAGGGCGAAGGCCGAGCAGCACGCCGACAAGCTGGGCGCGCTGATGATCACCTACCCCAGCACCCACGGCGTGTACGAGGAACACGTCACCGAGGTCTGCGACATCATCCACCAGCACGGCGGGCAGGTGTACCTGGACGGCGCGAACATGAACGCGATGGTGGGCCTCGCCAAGCCCGGCCTAATCGGCAGCGACGTCTCGCACCTCAACCTGCACAAGACCTTCGCCATCCCGCACGGCGGCGGCGGACCGGGCATGGGGCCGATTGGCGTGAAGGCCCACCTCGCGCCCTTCCTGCCCAACCACGACGTTCGGCCGGTCAACGACAGCCATACCGGGGCCGTGAGTGCCGCGCCCTACGGATCAGCCAGCATCCTGCCCATCAGCTACCTGTATATCCGCCTGCTGGGACCCGAAGGGCTGAAAAAGGCCACGCAGGTCGCGCTGCTGAACGCCAACTACATCGCGCAGAAGCTGGGCGGCGCGTACCCGGTCCTCTACACCGGGCGTAATGGCCGCGTGGCGCACGAATGCATCCTCGACATCCGCCCACTGAAGCAGGCCAGTGGCATCACGGAAGAGGACATCGCCAAGCGCCTGATGGACTACGGCTTCCACGCCCCCACCATGAGCTTCCCGGTGCCCGGCACGCTGATGATCGAGCCGACCGAGAGCGAGCCGAAAGCCGAACTCGACCGCTTCATCGACGCGATGCTGAACATCCGCCGCGAGATTCAGGAAGTGCAGGACGGCCTGATGAAAGCCGAGGACAGCCCGCTGCGGCACGCGCCGCACACCCAGGACGACCTGATGCAAGGCGAGTGGAACAGGGCTTACAGCCGCGAAACCGCCGCCTTCCCCACCCGAGCGCAGAAGCAATGGAAGTACTGGCCCGCCGTGAACCGCGTGGACAACGTGTTTGGGGACCGCAACTTCGTGTGCTCCTGCCCGCCGATTGAGGAATACGCGGAGTTCGAGTTCAGCGAGTAA
- a CDS encoding ankyrin repeat domain-containing protein: MQNPSDQNPHSTPLPLDPETLEFLQGVFDLVRAGDADRLGPLLERGLPPNLRNQKGDSLLMLASYHGHLEVARQLLTHGADPELSNDQGQTPLQGAVFKGDVPMVELLLAHGADVESAGPDGKTALMMAAMFNRINLIDLLLARGADLHARDARGLSALDVARMMGAPDTAAQLEERLGQTQA; this comes from the coding sequence ATGCAAAACCCTTCCGACCAGAACCCCCACTCCACCCCGCTCCCCCTCGACCCCGAAACACTGGAATTCTTGCAGGGCGTCTTCGACCTCGTGCGCGCGGGGGACGCTGACCGCCTCGGCCCGCTGCTGGAGCGGGGGTTGCCGCCCAATCTCCGCAACCAGAAGGGCGACAGCCTGCTGATGCTCGCCAGCTATCACGGCCATCTGGAGGTGGCCCGGCAACTGCTGACGCATGGCGCCGACCCCGAACTGTCCAATGACCAGGGGCAGACGCCGCTTCAGGGGGCAGTCTTCAAGGGCGACGTGCCGATGGTCGAACTGCTCCTGGCCCACGGCGCCGATGTGGAAAGTGCTGGGCCGGACGGCAAGACGGCACTGATGATGGCCGCGATGTTCAACCGAATCAACCTCATTGACCTGCTGCTGGCACGCGGCGCGGACCTCCACGCCCGCGACGCGCGGGGCCTGTCGGCGCTGGACGTGGCCCGGATGATGGGCGCACCCGACACCGCGGCACAGCTCGAAGAGCGGCTGGGGCAGACCCAGGCGTGA
- a CDS encoding cupin domain-containing protein, translating to MTRQSQYKVSRDETTHGENGEHHLIRGEGSSMRLWHREAPNADKPMSTHPYETLGYVIEGRVDLIVNGETVSLAPGDSYRVPRNTPHTFRITETLTALEVNTPAADR from the coding sequence ATGACGCGACAGAGCCAGTACAAGGTCAGCCGGGATGAAACCACCCACGGCGAGAACGGCGAACACCACCTGATCCGGGGCGAGGGCAGCAGCATGCGCCTGTGGCACCGCGAGGCGCCGAACGCGGACAAGCCGATGTCCACCCATCCCTACGAAACCCTGGGTTACGTGATCGAGGGCCGTGTGGACCTGATCGTGAACGGTGAGACGGTCAGCCTCGCGCCCGGAGACAGTTACCGCGTCCCGCGCAACACGCCGCACACCTTCCGCATCACGGAGACGCTGACGGCGCTCGAAGTCAATACCCCCGCCGCCGACCGCTAA
- the dnaG gene encoding DNA primase: MGTKEDVRARLNIADVISEHVRLSPAGKGRLKGLCPFHKEKSPSFQVDTEQGYFYCFGCKAGGDVFNFVQRAENLSFGDALRKLAERAGVQVEARYGERSSRDLYDVNAFALEYFREHLPGPALDYLRRRGLTDATIEAFELGYAPDGWDGLLRRARTRNLTERQLLEAGLLTENPESGRVYDRFRGRVMFPIRDHLGRLVGFGGRVLDDSKPKYLNTPETDAFKKGELLYGLDKARAGLSSGAELIVVEGYMDVITMHQHGFTGAVASLGTALTAEHAALLERLGAQSIALMFDRDEAGLKATLSGLDQVLGAKFRVRATSVPSGKDPADALLAGDDQGIRAALAGGLDEVQYRVQAAVEAHGLNTSEGKRRVLMALLPRMQNLDPLDEGAERMRTLACHQLGIKPEALLEWIGSKARRRTLTDTHLAGMSAQRAEEDRELALLRQLLVDPTLLAKLDGSTPWRNEAVRKVMLAAQGAQSPDDILEVFRGQPEEALLIRLLFEGRDTGAISRDTNALYEQKVTAYAAAAVDDIQVGLSIDSMRAEVDLLKRQVAQASPAEQLGLLKQIQELQRAIEAEKRARRSHA; the protein is encoded by the coding sequence GTGGGGACGAAGGAAGACGTGCGCGCACGGCTGAACATCGCGGATGTAATCAGCGAACACGTGCGCCTCTCCCCAGCCGGAAAGGGCCGCCTGAAGGGCCTGTGTCCCTTTCACAAGGAAAAAAGCCCGTCCTTTCAGGTGGACACCGAACAGGGCTACTTCTACTGCTTCGGCTGCAAGGCGGGCGGCGACGTGTTCAACTTCGTCCAGCGCGCCGAGAATCTGAGCTTTGGAGACGCCCTGCGCAAACTCGCGGAGCGCGCAGGCGTGCAGGTCGAGGCCAGGTACGGCGAGCGCAGCAGCCGCGACCTTTACGACGTGAACGCCTTCGCGCTGGAATACTTCCGCGAACACCTGCCCGGCCCGGCCCTGGACTACCTGCGGCGGCGCGGCCTGACGGACGCGACCATCGAGGCTTTCGAGCTGGGTTACGCCCCCGACGGCTGGGACGGCCTGCTCAGGCGTGCCCGCACTCGCAACCTCACGGAGCGGCAACTGCTGGAAGCGGGCCTGCTCACCGAGAACCCCGAGTCGGGCCGGGTGTATGACCGCTTCCGGGGCCGCGTGATGTTCCCGATCCGCGACCACCTGGGCAGGCTGGTGGGCTTCGGGGGCCGCGTGCTGGACGACAGCAAACCCAAATACCTGAACACACCGGAAACCGACGCCTTCAAGAAGGGCGAACTGCTGTACGGCCTCGACAAGGCCCGGGCAGGCCTGAGCAGCGGCGCGGAACTGATCGTGGTCGAGGGGTACATGGACGTGATCACGATGCACCAGCACGGGTTCACCGGGGCCGTCGCCAGCCTGGGGACGGCGCTGACCGCCGAACACGCGGCGCTGCTCGAACGCCTGGGCGCCCAGAGCATCGCCCTGATGTTCGACCGTGACGAGGCGGGACTGAAAGCGACCCTCTCGGGGCTGGACCAGGTGCTGGGCGCAAAATTCCGCGTCCGTGCCACCAGTGTTCCCAGCGGCAAGGACCCCGCCGACGCCCTGCTGGCCGGAGATGATCAGGGCATCCGCGCCGCGCTAGCGGGCGGACTGGATGAGGTGCAGTACCGCGTGCAGGCGGCCGTCGAGGCTCACGGCCTGAACACCAGCGAGGGCAAACGCCGGGTCCTGATGGCCCTGCTCCCCCGCATGCAGAACCTCGACCCACTCGATGAGGGGGCGGAACGAATGCGCACCCTGGCCTGTCATCAACTCGGGATCAAACCCGAAGCGTTGCTGGAATGGATCGGCAGCAAGGCCAGACGCCGCACCCTGACCGATACCCACCTGGCGGGCATGAGCGCCCAGCGCGCCGAGGAGGACCGCGAACTGGCCCTGCTGCGGCAACTGCTCGTGGACCCCACCCTGCTCGCCAAGCTGGACGGCAGCACGCCTTGGCGCAACGAGGCCGTCCGCAAAGTCATGCTGGCCGCCCAAGGCGCGCAAAGCCCCGACGACATTCTGGAGGTCTTCCGGGGACAGCCCGAGGAAGCCCTGCTGATCCGCCTGCTGTTCGAGGGCCGTGACACCGGGGCCATCTCCCGCGACACCAATGCGCTGTACGAGCAGAAGGTCACGGCCTACGCGGCGGCGGCCGTCGACGATATCCAGGTGGGCCTGAGCATCGACTCCATGCGCGCGGAGGTGGACCTCCTGAAACGGCAGGTGGCCCAGGCCAGCCCAGCCGAGCAACTGGGCCTCCTCAAGCAGATTCAGGAATTGCAGCGGGCCATCGAAGCCGAGAAACGCGCCCGGCGCAGCCACGCCTAG